The stretch of DNA GCGCCGGCAAGCAGCCTGCGGTCATCAACGCGCTGATCACCGCGGCCGAAGCCGGCAAGTCGGTGACTGCGGTCGTCGAGCTGAAGGCACGGTTCGACGAGGAGCAGAACATGGTCTGGGCCTCAGCGCTGGAACGCGCGGGCGTGCAGGTGGTGTACGGTTTCATCGACTGGAAGACGCACGCCAAGGTGTCGCTGGTCGTCCGCCGCGAAGGGTCTGCGTTCCGCACCTACTGCCATTTCGGCACGGGCAATTATCACCCGGTCACCGCCAAGATCTATACCGACCTCAGCTTCTTCACCGCCGACGCGGCGGTGGGGCGTGATGCGGCGCAGATGTTCAACTACATCACCGGTTATGTCGAACCGACCGACATGGCGCGAGTCAGCCTCTCGCCGCGCGACCTGCGCCAGAATCTCATGAACCTGATCGACGTCGAGATCGCCAATGCGCGCGCAGGGAAGCCGGCCGGCGTGTGGGCGAAGATGAACTCGCTGGTCGACCCCGCGGTGATCGAGAAGCTGTACGAGGCGAGCGGGGCTGGGGTCGAGATCGACCTGATCATCCGCGGCATCTGCTGCCTCCGCCCAGGCGTACCGGGCTTGTCCGAGACGATCCGCGTCAAGTCGGTGATCGGACGCTTCCTCGAGCACAGCCGGATCTGGGCGTTCGGCAATGGCAAGGCGCTGCCCAATGACGGCGCCAAGCTGTTCATCTCGTCGGCCGACTGGATGCCGCGCAACTTCGATCGTCGCGTCGAATACATGTTGCCGATCCTCAACCCGACCGTCCACGACCAGATCCTCGATCAGGTGATGGTCGCGAACCTGATCGACAACGAGCAGAGCTGGGAACTGCAACCCGATGGCGAGTATAATCGCGTCGATCCCGGCGACCGCCCCTTCAACCTGCATCGGTATTTCATGACCAATCCGTCGCTTTCCGGCCGTGGTGCCTCGCTCGCGACCAGCAATGCCGTGCCGACCTTGTCGCTCCGTCGAAAACGATGAGCGTCGCACACCGCCTGTTCGGCAACGCGCCGCCCAAGGCCGAGACCGATGATCACCCGCGCACGGGGATCATCGACATCGGCTCGAACTCGATCCGCCTGGTTGTGTATCAGGGGCCGCCGCGACTGCCCGCGATCCGGTTCAATGAGAAGGTTCTGGCCGGGTTAGGGCGCGGGCTTGCCGCTACCGGCTCGATCGAGAAATCCGCGTTGAAGACGGCACGGGTCGCCTTGGCGCGGTTCGCTGCCGTCGCCCGCGAGATGGAATGCTCGACACTCCGCACGGTCGCGACGGCGGCGGTACGCGATGCGAAGAACGGCGGCGAACTTATTGCGACCGCAGAACAACTCGGTCTCAAGGTCGAGACGTTGTCTGGCGAGCAGGAGGCCAGCGCGGCGGGGTACGGCGTGCTCTCGGCGATCCCCGATGCGGACGGCATCGTCGGCGATCTCGGCGGCGGCAGTTTAGAACTCGTTCGCGTTCGCCACGGCAAGATCGAGGATCGCGTCTCGTTTCCGCTCGGCGTGCTGCGCATCGGTCCGATCCGCGCTAAACGTGGCAAGGTCCTTGAACGGCTCGTCGCCCGCCTGATCCGCCAAGCGGGCTGGACGGCGCGCGGGCAGGGGCTTCCGTTGTATCTCGTCGGCGGATCGTGGCGGGCGCTGGCGCGTCTCGACATGGAACTGTCGGACTATCCGCTGCCGATCATCCATCAATATACGATGACCGCCGCGACGATCACGCGTCTCAGCCGCACGATCCCGCAGCTTTCAAAGCCGCGGCTGAAGGCCACTCCCGGACTGTCATCAGGCCGTTCGGCAACGCTTGCCGACGCCGCGGCCCTGCTGGGCGTGCTCATGCGGCAACTCGGCAGCCGGACGACGATCGTCTCCGCCTACGGCCTGCGTGAGGGGCTGCTCTACGAAGACCTGAAGCGCGCGGACCGCACGCTCGATCCGCTGATCGTCGCCGCGCGCGAGGAAGGTCGGCTGCTCGGGCGTTTTCCCGAGCATGGTGATCTCCTCGATCGCTGGATCGCACCGCTGTTCGTCGGCGAACCCGCCGCGATGGCGCGGATACGGCACACCGCCTGCCTGCTCGCCGATGTCGGCTGGCGCGCCAATCCGGAGTTCCGCGCCGAACGCGGGGTCGAGGTCGCGCTGCACGGCAACTGGGTCGCGATCGACGCGCCCGGCCGGGGCATGCTCGCACAGGCGCTCTATGCAAGCCTTGGCGGCGATCTCGCGGCGGCCGACCCAGTCGGCCGGCTGGCGTCACCCGCGGCGATAAAAAGCGCTACGGTGTGGGGACTTGCGATGCGACTCGGTCAGCGGATGAGCGGTGGGCTCGCCGGCCCGCTCCAACGGTCGCGGCTGACCGATGACGGCCTCACGCTGACGCTGACCCTGCTTCCCGAGGACAAGGGGTTGTACGGCGAGGCGGTCGAACGTCGCCATAACGCGCTAGCCACCGCGCTCGGCCGCAAGGCGCTGCTGACGATCGCGTAACCGTCGCTCCCTCGAATCCTCCCCCGCCAGGGGGAGGTGGCAGGCTTCAGCCTGACGGAGGGGGCGGAAAGGGAAACGCCCGTTCCGTGTCCCCTTCGTCGCCTTCGGCGCCACCCCCCCTGGCGGAGGAGGGTCTAAAGGCTCGGCCTCAGGCGCAGGTGAAGCGTTCGATCCGCCCCTTCGCATCGACATAGACGTTCAGCCGATCGACGCGGAAATCCTTCGTCGTCGCGGTGTTCGGCGCAATCCAGCGCAGCGTCCGTGCACCCGACCGCGTCTGCATCACGTCCGCCCGCGCATCGCTCGCGCGCTTGCCGACCAGATCGCCCAGCGAATCCGCATTGCACGCGGATTCGGTCGGGGCTGCGACGGGGGCCGCAGCGGGAGTCTCGCCACGCATCTCGACCGGCGTGCACGCCGCGGACGCCAGCAGGGCGGCAACCAGAACGATCTTCATGCGGCATCCTCCGTACGCGTCATCTTGAGCTTTCCGCCGATCACCGCAAACGCCAGTCGACCTTCCACCAGATCGAGCGCGTCGCGGCCAAACTGATCGAACCGCCAACCCTCGAGCATCGGCAACCCAGTCCGCACGCCAGCGGCAAGCGCCTCGAGCTCGTCGGTCCGCGCGAGCAATTTCGACGCGACATCAATATCTCGCGAGCGGATCTTCAGCAGCAGCTTGAGGAGATCCGCGACCAGCGAGCCCTCCTTGCCGAGCCCAGGCTTGCGATCGTCGCGCGGCGGGAGTTCGTCCTCGCCGAGCGGTTGCGCGCCCTCGATCGCCGCCATCAGCCGGCCGCCGATGTCGTTCCCGGCCCAGCTCGCCGACAGACCGCGCACTCGCGCCAAATCCGCCTGCTTCTTGGGCGGATGGCCCGCCATGTCG from Sphingomonas sp. HMP9 encodes:
- a CDS encoding I78 family peptidase inhibitor produces the protein MKIVLVAALLASAACTPVEMRGETPAAAPVAAPTESACNADSLGDLVGKRASDARADVMQTRSGARTLRWIAPNTATTKDFRVDRLNVYVDAKGRIERFTCA
- a CDS encoding Ppx/GppA family phosphatase, which gives rise to MSVAHRLFGNAPPKAETDDHPRTGIIDIGSNSIRLVVYQGPPRLPAIRFNEKVLAGLGRGLAATGSIEKSALKTARVALARFAAVAREMECSTLRTVATAAVRDAKNGGELIATAEQLGLKVETLSGEQEASAAGYGVLSAIPDADGIVGDLGGGSLELVRVRHGKIEDRVSFPLGVLRIGPIRAKRGKVLERLVARLIRQAGWTARGQGLPLYLVGGSWRALARLDMELSDYPLPIIHQYTMTAATITRLSRTIPQLSKPRLKATPGLSSGRSATLADAAALLGVLMRQLGSRTTIVSAYGLREGLLYEDLKRADRTLDPLIVAAREEGRLLGRFPEHGDLLDRWIAPLFVGEPAAMARIRHTACLLADVGWRANPEFRAERGVEVALHGNWVAIDAPGRGMLAQALYASLGGDLAAADPVGRLASPAAIKSATVWGLAMRLGQRMSGGLAGPLQRSRLTDDGLTLTLTLLPEDKGLYGEAVERRHNALATALGRKALLTIA